The Desmonostoc muscorum LEGE 12446 genome includes a region encoding these proteins:
- a CDS encoding RICIN domain-containing protein: MSLLNTVQNSIQHINSVTHEGKVVIVGTAIDGKIYYTVKQDGYEDTHNSTRWENWKTLEFPNEDPDSSVVEKEKKELTCQDPPNGFILQSRYKTNEESAVAPVQLVSALGHIYVFRQSKSNTLLVDRFVLDGMTNTLNRKLEVRYQQSRKKYEPNKPNKNSQGIGLSSFDSLNFQDKNGKKFYEPTTEISIINKLSNGWFSVILLPTNELDKYRWQIFAYNSETKKVELISIQASEEGLFDVKDSTVFDPKPGELGVLVPRKVPGIIRRSFDLKDDKGNSLQIINGFAATKYDVQSETLTQDGETQLIKDATKVMLVIPTNQGNTAALSFAAAKDGTLSQISENPQSPILRGFKRDVLLPLNTLDEIKAIGDSTPPAIGTIAGMKRTEEADLVQIISKETVTLKSGDNVKIQGTKHYNGYHVVQKIDANTFEIAAKWVEGGSKNWQVGTWEEVPTEESGLIFDGIITAYERTEDGKLRITSPNHGLENGNGVQISDTQGYDGTYSVTKADGKGFTLDVKWQPGMAANATLESRKQRGINFDGNGDYIETPALLGLKTPSPDYSFGQTYSAWIYISSNTTREQLIVGEQGQLMQLLIMNNKAILRFGSSTSTKDIADPTPLPINEWVHYAVSFDYDKDSKETNKTKLVICRNGQQVSSASVPIPETLFQDTKNTWNPKFFIGGIAQSKYFTGKIANVQVWNHARQPNEILDSMYLRLTGKEVGLVGYWRLGAIVEGDKREVVDFSVFANNGIVYGDAFVSAVTLDRKLKDNQTLVVKYTNDEMVAITQRATYEESFEFKLDKSIDPNNIDGKENKVFSFSYWGKANRDSEKREIFSGVPANFQLVNGWYQASARFTIPDGVKLVRSFGLVDVKGDWTKLEIRKHRIQLVSDAITEARYNDEIKLSTVTDQQSENREKLQQLTRYEQEEATLLLRKWELEQLAKPETKTNLDTKKQTLTREQDDCKKKHDDAVNNRENYWCKVISEYSGKVLDVSGASMGDANVHQWTWVNGDNQKWQFVPVGDGYYKIVVKHSQRVLDVEGAKQDNFIGILVCGSNNQDNQKWKLEDLEGNTFKIVAKHSGKVLDVSGMSKDNGAKIQQFNWDSGDQRGRKWIIEKLSEYPNDNIKNANDALQSKRRELAEVERQLNDFNNTASRLSIVNARLTNVQAEIAKLKIGNQVIPVGMKLLTTDSRKLITQGALLDFVRPTSRLTAIETCEGNVQLSYFDNQGKMQQTNFDATADSRNA, translated from the coding sequence ATGTCACTTCTGAATACTGTTCAAAACTCAATCCAGCATATCAATAGTGTTACCCACGAGGGAAAAGTTGTTATAGTTGGCACAGCCATTGATGGTAAAATTTACTACACAGTTAAGCAAGATGGCTATGAGGATACTCACAATTCGACTCGTTGGGAAAATTGGAAAACCCTAGAGTTTCCCAATGAAGATCCTGATTCATCGGTAGTAGAAAAGGAAAAGAAAGAATTAACTTGCCAAGATCCCCCGAATGGCTTTATTCTCCAATCTCGCTACAAAACTAACGAAGAATCTGCTGTTGCACCAGTTCAACTTGTATCTGCATTAGGTCACATCTATGTTTTCCGGCAGTCTAAATCTAATACTTTGCTGGTTGATCGCTTCGTCTTAGATGGTATGACCAATACACTTAATCGCAAATTGGAAGTCCGCTATCAGCAGAGCCGCAAAAAATACGAGCCGAATAAGCCTAATAAAAATAGCCAAGGGATAGGTCTATCCAGTTTTGACTCTTTGAATTTTCAAGATAAGAATGGTAAAAAATTTTACGAACCTACAACAGAAATCAGCATTATTAATAAACTCTCCAATGGTTGGTTTTCGGTAATTCTATTACCGACTAATGAATTAGATAAATACCGTTGGCAGATTTTTGCTTACAACAGTGAGACAAAGAAAGTTGAACTAATTTCCATCCAAGCGTCGGAAGAAGGATTATTTGATGTTAAAGATTCTACTGTCTTTGATCCCAAACCAGGAGAACTAGGGGTTTTAGTGCCTCGTAAAGTTCCTGGAATTATCCGCCGTAGTTTTGATTTAAAAGACGATAAAGGTAATTCTTTACAGATAATTAATGGGTTTGCTGCAACGAAATATGATGTGCAGTCTGAAACTCTGACTCAAGATGGTGAAACTCAACTGATCAAAGATGCCACAAAAGTCATGCTAGTTATTCCTACAAATCAAGGGAATACAGCCGCATTGAGTTTTGCCGCCGCCAAAGATGGTACTCTGTCACAAATTTCTGAAAATCCACAATCTCCAATATTGCGAGGTTTTAAACGCGATGTTTTATTGCCCTTAAATACCCTTGATGAAATCAAAGCTATTGGTGACAGTACCCCACCCGCTATAGGCACAATCGCTGGTATGAAGAGAACCGAAGAAGCGGATCTCGTTCAAATTATTTCAAAGGAAACAGTTACATTAAAATCTGGGGATAATGTCAAAATTCAAGGGACAAAGCACTACAACGGCTATCATGTAGTTCAAAAAATCGATGCTAACACCTTTGAAATTGCTGCAAAATGGGTTGAGGGCGGAAGCAAAAACTGGCAAGTTGGGACGTGGGAGGAAGTTCCAACAGAAGAAAGCGGATTAATCTTTGATGGCATTATTACCGCTTATGAACGTACAGAAGACGGGAAGCTAAGAATTACCAGTCCTAATCATGGACTGGAAAATGGGAACGGCGTGCAAATCTCAGATACTCAAGGCTATGACGGTACATATTCCGTTACCAAAGCTGATGGCAAAGGCTTCACCCTAGATGTCAAATGGCAACCAGGAATGGCAGCTAATGCCACCCTGGAATCTCGCAAACAACGGGGCATTAATTTCGATGGTAATGGTGACTATATTGAGACACCTGCCCTCCTTGGGTTAAAAACACCATCTCCAGACTATTCCTTTGGTCAGACCTACTCTGCTTGGATTTATATTTCGAGTAACACAACTAGAGAGCAATTAATTGTTGGTGAACAAGGTCAACTCATGCAGTTATTAATTATGAATAATAAAGCAATCTTGAGATTTGGCAGCAGCACCAGCACAAAAGATATTGCCGATCCCACCCCCCTACCAATTAATGAATGGGTACATTATGCAGTTAGTTTTGACTATGACAAAGACAGCAAAGAAACTAATAAAACTAAATTAGTTATATGCCGAAATGGGCAACAGGTTTCCAGTGCGTCTGTTCCAATCCCAGAAACTCTGTTTCAAGATACCAAGAATACATGGAATCCTAAATTCTTCATTGGAGGAATAGCCCAATCTAAATATTTTACAGGCAAGATTGCCAATGTCCAAGTGTGGAATCATGCTCGTCAACCCAATGAAATTTTAGATAGTATGTACCTCCGACTAACAGGTAAAGAAGTCGGCTTAGTTGGGTATTGGCGACTCGGTGCGATTGTTGAAGGTGACAAACGGGAAGTGGTGGATTTTTCTGTTTTTGCTAACAATGGCATCGTATATGGCGACGCATTTGTTAGTGCTGTTACACTTGATCGCAAACTTAAGGACAATCAGACACTCGTTGTTAAATATACTAATGATGAGATGGTAGCTATAACTCAACGGGCAACCTATGAAGAAAGTTTTGAGTTTAAGTTAGATAAGTCTATCGATCCCAATAATATTGATGGAAAAGAAAATAAAGTTTTTAGTTTTTCTTATTGGGGTAAAGCAAATCGAGATTCAGAAAAACGAGAAATTTTTTCAGGAGTTCCGGCAAACTTCCAACTTGTCAATGGTTGGTATCAAGCTTCAGCACGCTTTACAATCCCTGATGGAGTGAAATTGGTTCGTTCTTTTGGACTGGTTGATGTCAAAGGGGATTGGACAAAACTTGAAATTCGTAAGCATCGGATTCAATTAGTATCTGATGCCATTACGGAAGCAAGATACAACGATGAGATTAAGCTATCTACTGTAACAGATCAACAATCTGAGAACCGAGAAAAATTGCAGCAATTAACGCGATATGAGCAAGAAGAAGCGACTTTATTGCTGCGTAAATGGGAACTAGAACAGCTTGCTAAACCAGAAACAAAGACAAATTTAGACACTAAAAAGCAAACTCTAACAAGGGAACAGGATGACTGTAAAAAGAAACATGATGATGCCGTAAACAATCGCGAAAATTATTGGTGCAAAGTCATTTCTGAATATAGTGGGAAAGTTCTGGATGTAAGTGGTGCTAGCATGGGAGATGCAAATGTCCATCAGTGGACATGGGTGAATGGAGATAATCAAAAATGGCAATTTGTACCAGTAGGTGATGGGTACTATAAGATTGTTGTTAAACACAGCCAAAGAGTTTTGGATGTGGAAGGGGCAAAACAGGATAATTTCATAGGTATCTTGGTATGCGGGTCAAACAATCAAGATAACCAAAAATGGAAACTTGAAGATTTAGAAGGCAATACCTTTAAAATTGTTGCCAAACATAGTGGCAAGGTTCTAGATGTCTCAGGCATGTCAAAGGATAATGGGGCAAAAATCCAGCAGTTTAACTGGGACAGTGGAGATCAGCGAGGTCGAAAATGGATCATTGAGAAACTGAGTGAATATCCTAATGACAATATCAAAAATGCGAATGATGCACTACAGAGTAAGAGAAGGGAACTTGCAGAAGTTGAACGACAATTAAATGACTTCAATAATACTGCAAGTAGATTGTCTATTGTGAACGCACGACTCACCAATGTTCAGGCTGAAATTGCCAAATTAAAAATAGGCAATCAAGTAATCCCTGTAGGAATGAAGCTTCTGACAACCGATAGCCGAAAATTAATAACTCAAGGCGCATTATTGGACTTTGTTCGCCCCACTAGCCGATTAACTGCTATTGAAACCTGCGAAGGGAATGTTCAACTGAGCTACTTTGATAATCAAGGCAAGATGCAACAAACCAACTTTGACGCTACTGCTGACAGTCGTAATGCCTAG
- a CDS encoding two-partner secretion domain-containing protein, which translates to MDCLRIIGILVAWSSLQAIAFAQIAPDGSLGGEQSQVAQGTVQEAPAKLIEGGARRGTNLFHSFSDFNVGNLERVYFNNPTGVENILSRVTGSNPSTILGTLGVNGNANLFLINANGIVFGANARLDIRGSFLIGTADSLKFDNGFGFSASNPLAPPLLTVNVPLGLQYGANPGSVRVQGVRQNALQVATGQTLALVGGDVLLEGGNLTAPGGRIELGSVAAGSLVSITPINPGWELGYQGVQQFQDIRLTQDARVNANGNSGGGIQLQGRRISILDGAQVFVMTQGSQAGKNITLRATELVEVISDPLTGKTSRVAAETSRGATGNAGNLTIETENLRVVDGAVISANTFGAGKGGDLTVRAKSIEVIGANALAFGTNPSSRIPSSLVTQVNQNATGNAGNLTIETESLRVSDGGLISVGTFEVGNGGNLTIRAKSIEVIGFNQGARFISSLSAQTFARAIGNAGDIIIVTDRLNIANRGEIRTTSEGSGRAGNMTMQANSQITLADEGRIIANTNTLQGNITLTTPLLLMRRGGSITTNAAGTGTGGNINIDAGFIVSAPNENNDIIANAFGGSGGKIAISAQSIFEFNLRTREDLQRLLNTTNPLGLDPRLLASNDITAFSQANPAIDTGIITLQTSNLDPTRGLTTLPTDFTDISQLIATTCPADRGSSFTITGRGGIPEDPRQPLMGEVIWQDERVVREHGGAKAVEEVPGVAIAEAQGWIVDRSGAVVLVAQQPQKSLGLTYPVCATSNTNS; encoded by the coding sequence ATGGACTGCTTGAGAATCATCGGAATTTTAGTCGCATGGAGTAGCTTGCAGGCGATCGCTTTTGCCCAGATTGCACCAGATGGTAGCCTGGGAGGTGAACAATCTCAGGTAGCTCAAGGCACGGTTCAAGAAGCACCAGCCAAACTCATCGAAGGCGGAGCGCGACGAGGAACTAACCTATTTCACAGCTTTAGCGATTTTAATGTAGGCAATTTAGAGCGTGTCTACTTTAACAATCCAACGGGAGTAGAAAATATCCTGTCGCGGGTAACGGGCAGCAATCCCTCAACTATCCTGGGCACATTGGGAGTGAATGGCAATGCAAATTTGTTTTTGATCAACGCCAATGGAATTGTATTTGGTGCCAATGCTCGCTTAGATATTCGTGGCTCGTTTCTGATCGGCACTGCCGATAGTCTTAAATTTGACAATGGCTTTGGGTTCAGTGCCAGCAACCCTCTAGCTCCCCCTCTGCTCACCGTCAACGTACCGCTCGGCTTGCAATATGGTGCAAATCCTGGTAGTGTTCGCGTCCAGGGTGTGAGGCAGAATGCGTTACAGGTTGCCACGGGACAAACCCTGGCACTGGTAGGCGGCGATGTCCTGCTGGAGGGTGGCAACTTGACGGCACCAGGGGGACGAATTGAATTAGGGAGCGTCGCAGCAGGGAGTTTGGTATCCATCACACCGATCAATCCCGGCTGGGAGTTGGGCTATCAGGGAGTGCAGCAGTTTCAGGATATTCGGCTCACCCAAGATGCTCGTGTGAATGCTAATGGCAACAGTGGCGGCGGCATCCAGTTGCAGGGACGACGGATCAGCATTTTGGACGGAGCGCAGGTTTTTGTTATGACTCAAGGTTCACAGGCCGGAAAAAACATCACTCTCCGCGCCACGGAATTAGTGGAAGTAATTAGCGATCCATTGACTGGCAAAACCAGTCGCGTGGCGGCTGAAACCAGTCGAGGTGCAACCGGAAATGCAGGCAACCTGACAATTGAAACCGAGAATTTGCGCGTGGTGGATGGCGCAGTCATCTCAGCCAATACTTTTGGTGCAGGCAAAGGCGGTGACTTGACAGTGCGGGCAAAGTCCATAGAAGTGATTGGAGCCAATGCATTAGCTTTTGGAACCAATCCATCAAGTCGCATTCCCAGTTCCTTGGTTACTCAAGTCAATCAAAATGCCACCGGGAATGCAGGTAACTTGACCATTGAAACCGAAAGCTTGCGCGTATCCGATGGCGGATTAATCTCAGTCGGGACTTTTGAAGTTGGCAACGGCGGCAATTTAACGATACGGGCAAAGTCCATAGAAGTGATTGGCTTCAATCAAGGCGCTCGCTTTATCAGTTCCTTGTCTGCTCAGACCTTTGCCAGAGCAATTGGCAATGCGGGTGATATTATCATAGTCACCGATCGCTTAAACATTGCCAATCGGGGTGAAATTAGAACGACGAGTGAAGGGTCAGGCCGTGCTGGCAATATGACGATGCAAGCAAACTCCCAGATTACTCTGGCTGATGAAGGTCGCATTATTGCTAATACCAATACTCTTCAAGGGAATATCACGCTGACTACGCCGCTGTTGCTGATGCGCCGGGGCGGCAGCATCACGACCAACGCGGCTGGCACTGGGACAGGGGGCAATATTAACATTGACGCTGGTTTTATCGTCTCTGCCCCTAACGAAAATAATGATATTATTGCTAATGCTTTTGGCGGGTCTGGTGGCAAAATTGCCATTTCCGCGCAAAGCATCTTTGAATTTAACCTCCGCACTCGTGAGGATTTGCAGCGCTTACTCAATACCACAAATCCGCTTGGGCTAGATCCGCGACTGCTCGCTAGCAACGATATCACCGCTTTTTCCCAGGCAAATCCAGCGATCGATACAGGAATCATCACTCTCCAAACTTCTAATCTTGACCCCACACGGGGACTGACAACCTTGCCCACAGATTTCACAGACATTAGCCAACTGATTGCTACTACCTGTCCGGCAGATCGGGGCAGTTCGTTTACTATTACAGGGCGGGGTGGGATACCGGAAGACCCCAGACAGCCGTTGATGGGTGAGGTGATTTGGCAGGATGAGCGGGTAGTGCGAGAACATGGGGGCGCAAAGGCAGTAGAGGAAGTGCCAGGGGTGGCGATCGCTGAAGCCCAAGGTTGGATCGTTGATCGTAGCGGCGCGGTTGTTTTGGTTGCACAGCAGCCCCAAAAATCTCTGGGTTTGACCTATCCTGTGTGTGCAACTTCTAATACCAATTCGTAA
- a CDS encoding CHASE2 domain-containing protein produces MHNYQVGGSLSPDHPYYVRRQADADLYQALSNGQFCYVFNARQMGKSSLMVQVFHQLQQDGVCCGAIDLSRIGSENLTPEQWYKGFAVELWQAFDLFGTVNLKQWWDERKDLSPVQRLGQFIEEILLLTPKSKAHTQPKLVVFLDEVDSIYSLNFSLNDFFGLIRVCYNRRSLQPEYQRLTFALLGVATPADLIADRQRTPFNIGRAINLGEFHQTDAQPLAQGLVGSVHDPSRALQEILMWTSGQPFLMQKLCQLLVEHPISTQSLTDCEHIHQLVENSIIKTWEFQDEPEHLRTIRDRLLNHPQLTGRILDIYQQILTHEAVEFDGSREQIQLLLSGLVIKQQGQLVVKNPIYQAVFNLNWVCHHLAQLRPYAESLNAWMISGKGDESYLLRGQTLQDAFTWALGKSLSSEDYQFLGASQELAKREVQTALEAVEQASQMLATARQRAKREVQKRRISWRSLPRIMLSITVPILLLRGLGLLQGVELDLFDQFVRWRPLEPPDRRIMIVAIDEQDITQVGYPMPDRVLAQAIKNIQAQKPRVIGLDIYRDLPVEPGHTDLVQVFQSTSNLFGIEKVVGSRVAPPPILSQKQQVGFADQVEDADGKVRRALLSVETENTSQYSLAVKLALSYLADEGLALQQLDEAGRQFKLGKAIFQRFESQDGGYVNAQAGKSYQIMLNFRGSEANFLTVSLRQVLNRQISAQQFSDRIVLIGYSAESVGDRFRTPDNGSWFNPMLPINGVTLHANIVSQIISAALDGRPLIRVWSKPLEWLWVLFWAGVGALISRWLRSPLKLAIGILCTTGGLIGSSYLAFLSGWWIPVVPPLLGLWGSAIALVIVTTKQRDRLQFQRTLNLLLAAQQDYPTAARIAIEYLKQSEPQEHQAAIERQLK; encoded by the coding sequence ATGCATAATTACCAGGTTGGGGGCAGTTTGAGTCCAGACCATCCCTACTATGTGAGGCGGCAAGCGGATGCTGACCTTTATCAAGCTTTAAGCAATGGACAGTTTTGTTATGTGTTCAATGCTCGCCAAATGGGTAAATCTAGCTTGATGGTGCAGGTGTTCCATCAGTTGCAACAAGATGGTGTTTGTTGTGGTGCGATCGATCTGTCCCGGATTGGGAGTGAAAACTTAACACCAGAGCAGTGGTACAAAGGGTTTGCCGTTGAACTGTGGCAGGCATTTGACTTATTTGGTACGGTAAACTTGAAACAGTGGTGGGACGAACGCAAAGATCTATCTCCAGTTCAACGGTTAGGGCAGTTTATTGAAGAAATTCTGCTCTTAACTCCTAAGAGCAAGGCGCATACTCAACCCAAGCTGGTGGTGTTTCTGGATGAAGTGGACAGTATTTACAGCCTGAATTTTTCACTGAATGACTTTTTTGGGCTGATTCGGGTTTGCTATAATCGCCGCAGTTTGCAGCCAGAGTATCAACGGCTAACGTTTGCGCTTCTGGGGGTTGCTACACCTGCCGATTTGATCGCGGATCGCCAGAGAACGCCATTCAATATTGGACGCGCAATTAATCTGGGTGAGTTTCATCAAACGGATGCTCAACCGTTAGCACAAGGATTAGTGGGCAGTGTCCACGATCCGTCACGCGCCCTACAAGAAATTTTGATGTGGACAAGTGGACAGCCTTTCTTGATGCAAAAGTTGTGTCAGTTGTTGGTTGAGCATCCCATTTCGACTCAATCGCTTACGGATTGTGAACATATTCATCAATTAGTTGAGAATTCAATTATTAAAACCTGGGAATTCCAGGATGAACCAGAACATTTGCGAACAATTCGCGATCGCCTGCTCAATCATCCCCAACTTACAGGACGAATCTTAGATATCTATCAGCAAATTCTCACCCATGAGGCAGTCGAATTTGATGGTAGCCGCGAACAGATCCAACTCTTGCTCTCCGGGCTGGTAATTAAACAGCAAGGGCAACTAGTAGTCAAAAATCCCATTTATCAAGCCGTATTTAACCTGAATTGGGTATGTCACCATCTGGCGCAACTTCGTCCTTATGCCGAATCTCTTAATGCTTGGATGATCTCTGGTAAAGGTGATGAATCTTATTTGTTGCGCGGGCAAACGCTACAGGATGCTTTCACCTGGGCACTCGGAAAGAGCTTGAGTTCTGAAGATTATCAATTTTTGGGAGCGAGTCAGGAACTAGCAAAACGGGAAGTGCAAACTGCCCTAGAAGCTGTGGAACAAGCTAGCCAGATGCTAGCCACTGCCCGACAACGTGCCAAGCGAGAAGTACAAAAACGCCGTATTAGTTGGCGTTCCCTACCCAGGATAATGTTGAGTATTACAGTGCCCATACTGCTACTCCGTGGTTTGGGACTGCTGCAAGGGGTGGAATTAGATCTGTTCGATCAGTTTGTCCGCTGGCGACCCTTAGAACCGCCCGATCGCCGGATTATGATAGTTGCGATCGATGAGCAGGATATCACTCAAGTTGGATATCCGATGCCTGATCGGGTGTTAGCACAGGCAATTAAGAACATTCAGGCTCAAAAACCGCGAGTCATTGGTTTGGATATTTATCGGGATTTACCCGTCGAGCCGGGACATACAGACTTAGTGCAGGTATTTCAATCAACATCAAATCTATTTGGGATTGAGAAAGTGGTGGGCAGTCGGGTTGCCCCGCCCCCAATTTTGAGTCAGAAGCAACAGGTGGGATTTGCCGATCAGGTTGAAGATGCCGATGGTAAAGTGCGGCGGGCATTATTGTCTGTTGAAACTGAAAATACCTCGCAGTACAGTTTGGCAGTCAAGCTGGCACTGTCTTATTTAGCAGATGAGGGTCTGGCTTTGCAGCAACTGGATGAAGCAGGGCGACAATTTAAGTTAGGTAAAGCAATTTTTCAGAGATTTGAATCACAAGATGGAGGCTATGTCAATGCCCAAGCGGGAAAAAGTTATCAAATAATGCTGAATTTTCGCGGCAGTGAGGCCAATTTTCTCACGGTTTCCTTGCGGCAGGTTTTGAACCGTCAGATTTCTGCACAACAGTTTAGCGATCGCATTGTTCTCATTGGCTACAGCGCCGAAAGTGTCGGCGATCGCTTTCGCACTCCTGACAACGGCAGTTGGTTTAATCCGATGCTACCAATTAATGGAGTGACACTCCACGCCAATATCGTCAGTCAAATTATCAGCGCGGCCTTGGATGGACGACCCCTGATCCGCGTCTGGTCTAAGCCCCTGGAATGGCTCTGGGTGCTGTTTTGGGCTGGGGTGGGGGCGCTCATCAGCCGGTGGCTGCGATCGCCACTCAAGCTGGCCATCGGCATTTTATGCACAACTGGCGGACTGATTGGCAGCAGTTATCTAGCATTCTTGTCTGGTTGGTGGATACCCGTAGTACCGCCACTGCTGGGGTTATGGGGCAGTGCGATCGCCCTGGTGATTGTCACTACCAAGCAACGCGATCGCCTGCAATTTCAACGCACACTCAACTTACTGCTGGCAGCACAGCAAGATTACCCCACCGCCGCACGCATTGCGATAGAATACTTAAAGCAATCAGAGCCGCAAGAACATCAGGCCGCGATCGAGCGACAACTCAAATGA
- a CDS encoding AAA-like domain-containing protein produces the protein MNVDTLCESLNRELTAKQSRPLNPAETFVLRGIWQCQTYSQIAENVGYSSGYLTNVVAPELLHRLSDLIGQRLTKKNCRILLEKYATSYTNPQLQKQSPQPIAVSDNNPNQAFTPAFPSGAIAVDSPFYIPRPPIESQVCAEICKPGALVRIKAPRETGKTSLLLRVLDYAQRQGYRSVYLNLDQMDRAVCADLNRFLRSLCASVARQLQLEPKLDEYWDEDIGSKVSCTLYFRQHLLEQIQTPVVFALDELNQIFEYPSVAKDFLPLLRSWYEEAKRIPIWQNLRLIIAHSTEVYVPLQMNLSPFNVGLSTQLMGFTVDQVQQLAQRYGLNWSDGKSAAQLMALVGGHPALLHTTIYYLSRETQPLRQLLAMAFSPTGIYYHHLQGHWATLQQQPALLRAFHTVLSATEPVYLESSLAHQLNSMGMINLLENRVTVRCELYRQYFQTKMSLER, from the coding sequence ATGAATGTTGACACCCTCTGTGAGAGTCTCAACCGCGAGTTAACTGCTAAACAAAGCCGTCCCCTCAATCCGGCAGAAACATTTGTATTACGTGGTATCTGGCAATGTCAAACCTATAGTCAAATTGCCGAAAATGTTGGCTATAGTTCTGGCTATTTAACCAATGTGGTTGCACCTGAACTGCTGCACCGACTCTCGGATTTGATCGGGCAACGCCTCACAAAAAAGAATTGTCGCATTTTGCTGGAAAAGTACGCTACATCATACACAAATCCCCAACTCCAGAAACAATCACCACAACCGATCGCAGTCTCTGACAACAATCCCAACCAAGCGTTTACCCCGGCGTTTCCCAGCGGAGCGATCGCAGTTGATTCACCATTTTACATCCCGCGTCCGCCCATCGAATCGCAAGTGTGTGCCGAAATCTGCAAACCAGGCGCACTGGTGCGGATCAAAGCACCCAGAGAAACAGGAAAAACTTCGCTGCTCCTGCGGGTGCTAGATTATGCTCAACGCCAAGGCTATCGCAGCGTTTACCTGAATTTAGACCAAATGGATCGAGCCGTTTGTGCCGATCTGAATCGTTTTCTCCGCAGTCTTTGTGCTAGCGTTGCTCGTCAACTGCAACTCGAACCCAAACTCGATGAGTACTGGGATGAAGATATTGGCAGCAAAGTCAGTTGTACCCTATACTTTCGACAGCATCTATTAGAGCAAATTCAGACTCCTGTGGTTTTCGCCCTGGATGAACTCAACCAAATTTTTGAATATCCTAGCGTTGCTAAAGATTTTCTTCCCCTACTGCGATCGTGGTATGAAGAGGCGAAGCGAATTCCCATTTGGCAAAATCTGCGGCTAATTATCGCTCACTCCACGGAAGTGTATGTCCCTCTGCAAATGAATCTGTCTCCCTTCAATGTGGGGTTATCTACGCAACTTATGGGATTCACGGTCGATCAAGTACAACAACTCGCCCAGCGTTACGGTCTGAACTGGAGCGATGGAAAATCAGCAGCACAACTGATGGCGCTTGTGGGCGGACATCCTGCTCTGCTTCATACTACTATTTACTATCTGAGCCGCGAAACACAACCACTGAGGCAACTCTTGGCGATGGCTTTCTCACCTACGGGTATCTATTACCATCATTTGCAGGGACATTGGGCGACTCTACAACAACAACCTGCTCTGCTGCGAGCGTTTCATACTGTCCTGAGCGCTACTGAACCTGTGTATTTAGAATCAAGCCTAGCTCACCAGCTAAACAGCATGGGTATGATCAATCTTTTGGAAAATAGAGTAACTGTAAGGTGCGAGCTGTATCGCCAGTATTTCCAAACGAAAATGTCACTGGAACGATAA
- a CDS encoding DUF2252 family protein, giving the protein MLKHIQQIAAVFILTLGFASTSVTATPRSTWVVNEIYQYNHSFASQLPQELATKMQKMTASPFAFYRGTAHIFYRDMQTLPGSGFVNSSTDAIWLEGDMHLQNLGGMRDLMELDN; this is encoded by the coding sequence ATGCTCAAACACATACAGCAGATTGCAGCCGTATTCATTTTAACTTTGGGGTTTGCATCTACATCTGTTACTGCAACTCCCCGTTCAACTTGGGTGGTAAATGAAATTTACCAATACAACCATTCTTTTGCTTCTCAATTACCGCAAGAACTGGCAACGAAGATGCAAAAGATGACAGCTAGCCCCTTCGCCTTTTATCGAGGGACGGCTCACATCTTTTATCGTGATATGCAAACTTTACCAGGTTCAGGATTTGTCAATTCCTCTACTGATGCCATTTGGTTAGAGGGGGATATGCATCTGCAAAATCTTGGGGGAATGAGGGATTTAATGGAACTCGACAACTAA
- a CDS encoding MerR family transcriptional regulator: protein MIVPVISETGSGRSIYYSKANFVELAVMVYLLSAGLSFDLGGETLKTLKDKEPELFKSGEGKRFMLLGAVGEKAAKGGTGLMLSLVEFDREKAIASLVEGKPVIPVWLDVIYQQLTI from the coding sequence GTGATTGTTCCTGTTATCAGTGAAACGGGAAGTGGACGTAGTATTTATTACTCAAAAGCCAATTTCGTGGAATTGGCTGTGATGGTATATTTATTGTCTGCGGGGTTGAGTTTTGATTTGGGTGGTGAAACGCTCAAAACACTGAAAGACAAGGAGCCGGAGTTGTTTAAATCTGGTGAGGGCAAGCGTTTTATGTTGTTGGGAGCAGTAGGAGAAAAAGCTGCTAAGGGAGGAACAGGGCTGATGCTTTCCCTTGTGGAGTTTGATCGAGAAAAAGCGATCGCTTCCTTAGTTGAAGGTAAACCAGTGATTCCGGTGTGGTTAGACGTGATTTATCAGCAGTTGACTATTTAG